The following is a genomic window from Neurospora crassa OR74A linkage group III, whole genome shotgun sequence.
tctttaaattatgGAATCGACAAAAAAACAAGTTTTCGCTACTTTTACGCAACCATATACCTATGCTGGGAAATACGAATTACGTCCCATCAGGTATTTCCGTCACCTGCACCACCCAACAACTCAAAGTCCTCAAAAGACCCAGGCTAGTTATAGCGCATTCCCAGCCTTAATAAAGAGACTGAAAATCGCTCCCAACCCCGCCATCCACGCAAGACTTCTCACAGGCGCAAACTTGCGGTTATCCTGCAAAAAGACATAGACAAGATTGTACACCAGTCTGGTGCCAAGGTAAAAGAGCGAGAGCTTGTTGACCGTCTCCACGGGCAACTTGGCGGCGTTGGCGGCCACGACGCCGGCGGCGTAAAGCCCAATGGTCTCAAGCCCGTTGTTGGCGGCCGCCTTGGCGCGCAGGATGCGGTTTACCTGCTGTTTGGAGAGGGTGGTGTCCTTGGCGAGGTGTTCCTCAGTTTTGCGGGGGCTgtaaagagggaaaagggaaaagagtgAGTCTAGTGGTTCATTGTCGTAATGAAGTTCATGTTGTAGTGTATACGGAGGGGACACGGGAGAGGAGTGTAATTGGACTGGGAATGGATGGGATTGATggagggacgggacgggaactTACTTGGCCAAGTCATAGTTCTTACCGGCAGCCATGCTGGCGTAGaagttggggaggagggcgagcACAAAGGCCGCGGGGACCTGGTAGCTTGTGTGTCAGAGTGATTTTTGTTTTGTCGAGATTGATGATTTGGGTTTTCTTCATTCCAAGGCACGTCATCTGCCTCTCAAGAAACCGAAGCGTGAAGGGAACCGTACATCGATTTCTCTTCACATGTTATGAGacaaggtaggtacataccgAATGGAGAGACCAGTTGGACGAAAGATCAAGAAAGGGAGCCATTGTGATGGAGTTAGTGATCAAGTAATTTTGAATGGGAGTTTTTGAAGTATTCTATTGCTTTTCAAAGTGCGATGCAGTGACGTACGCCAAATATGCTCAGGTAATAGAGAGGACAGAGGCACTTTTATATCACACTTGCAGTGAGGAGGGGTCCACGATCGAACAGCTCCGATGATGACGGCGGATGAAGCTTGTGTGGGGGTGACAGGGGTACATGGAAGGGGAACCTCCTAGGGAAGAAGGATCGATCCACTCGGTGCCCCATGCCCCTGTGGTCCAAAATTCTGTAGCCATTGTCCTCCCGCCCCATGCGCCTCATGAGCCACTCCGTAGGTATCCACCGAGTACCCCTAAGATCAGTAAACAGAAATCGTAGGCGCTATGCTGAAACATTTGCCTGATGCAGAGTCTCTTTCCTAAATTAGTCCTTGAAGGATTGCGCGGGGCCAAGCCTGCTATGATGCTAGATGGGGACGTATCTGATAGGCACGGATGCTTGCGAAACCAGAGTTCCAGGAATGAGTATCACATGAAGGATTTGATGGACTCGACGGTACTAACTATCAACAGGCGAGATGCATCAAGACATTTGGATTACTGAACAGAATTGAATGGGACACAGTCTCGATCGCGATAAAGCATATCAGCCTCCTGATATGGCAGTTGTCCCGAGAAACATCCATTTCCGCTTCCAGTTCTCTCTTTGCAAAGTCTCTTGAACCGAATCCGCTTTTATTTCTCTACCAACAAACAAATTTTGAAAACATACGCGGCGTGGCGTGTCCCTCTTGGATATAAGCCTGGGGAGACAGACACGCATCGACTTCACCGAACATCCTCTCTTCTGCCCTCTCCTCATTCTGTAGCTTCCCCATCTTGTCATCAACCTTTCTCCCCCCCTCcgcccttccttcttttcttgctTCGCCCATCTCCTTCTATCCCTTGTGATAGAATAGGTATCCTTACGTTCCATGTCTGTGAGGAAAATGATGCGCCCatgtaaaaagaaaaggcatGGAAAAGAACACCCATTTGGTAATACCTATAACCCCTTTCTGAATTTGCGCAAACGTAGATGTGAGCAAAGTAGAAGAAAACCCAGGTAAATTTGCGGCGAGAATGCTCTTGCTACAATGGAGGACATTGCCTATCCAAAGCAGGGACTAGATCGCGCGTAGGGTGATTGAATCGTGTGATCGCTTGTGACTCCTTTGAGAGTGGAATGATTCTCTTCGAAGTCATTGGGCTGGCAAGACGTGAGTAGGGCAACATGAAGCCATGCACCATGCTTTTCGGAAGAGGCTATCCGGCGATCGTGAAAAGCTGACGGGATGTCGTCGAGTGTACAATTAGTAAGCACGGTTGGTGCCACGACGGTTCTTGCTGGGGCCAGAGACTGTCGTCCAGCCGTCATCttccccggcggcggcgggagtAGCGGGAGCCTGCTCCGCACCGGCAGCCGGGGTAGCCTGGGCGGGCTGGGAGGCGGGGGCACCGCCGTTCGCACGAGGGCCGCGGCCAGAGTCGCTACGAGGAGCGCGAGAAGCGCGATCAGCGGGGACACGGTCGTTGCGGCGAGGCCCACCAGAAGCGGCACCACCACGAGGTTCCCTAGGAGCAGAGCGCCAGTTACCGCTCTCGGTGGCTCTAGTCTTAGGGGCCTCGCGGGGCTCACGGGCCTTGACGGGGAGCTTCTGATCGGCAGCTACACCGTTGGCAGGAGCAGCACCGGGGGACTTGACCTCTTCCTcagcagcaggggcaggggcCTCAACGGGCTTCTCAGCCTCAGCCTTCGCGGCCGCGGCATCCGCTTCAGCCTTCTCAGCCTCGGCCTTAGCAGCGGCCTCCTTAGCAAGacgcttctcctccttaGCCTTCTCGtcggcctccttcttctccttgaggGCTTGAAGGCGCTTCTCCTCGATCTCGCGTTCGCGGGCGGCAGTATCGATGGGGCGAGCGGCACCGAAGGGGCTGGCCTTCGAGTCAGTCGAAGCGGTCGATCCAGCCTCGGGGGCTTCTGAAACGGTTCTCTTGGCGAGGTTCAGCTTAGGGCGACCGACAGGAAGAGCAGCCGAGGGCGCCGGAGAGTTGGGGACGCTTCCTTCACGAGACTCGGTAGCAGGACGCATGCTGTTGCGCCATTGGTTGTCCTTCTCAGCGGCAGTAGGAGCGCGCTCGGGACGGTCGCCAAACTCGCGGCGGGGAGGACGGGAAGTATCTTGACGACCCTCACCAGGGCCCCAAGCAGCGGGGGAAGCCCTCCTATCATTGCGGAAAGACTCGCCACGGGCCTCAAGGGGACGCGAGCGAGAGGAATCTCTGATTTGCTCAGTGGGCTCCGCAGGGGGGAGGGGACCACGTCTTTCCCAGTTGCCGAAATCGCGAACCTTGCCATCGTCGGCAGGGGCAAACTCTCTGGGGGCTCTACGCTCGCCAAAGTCACGTTGGGGGCGGTCACGTCCGGGCAAGTCGGGAAGGGGTCCTCTGCGCTCCCAGGTAGGGAGATCACGGCTCGACTCACCCCTGTCGCTGTATCCCTGCTTGGCTGCGAGGCTGTCAATACCACAATCAGACATAGGACTCATATATGGGAACACATACGGGGATCGGCAATCTTGATGCGGATGCTACGACCGTCAAAGGTCTCTCCATCACGGGTCAAGGCAGTCTTGAGACCCTCGACATCCTTGAACTCGGCATAGGCAAAACCCTTGGGGCGCTGAGTCTCGCGGTCCTCGATGATGCGGACATTCACGACATCGCAGCCCTCAAAGAACTCGGTAACGGACTCGGCGGTCGCGTTGTATGAAAGGTTACCGAGATGAGCGGTGAAAGGGGGCCTGGTAGGAAGCTGGGCCGGGCTGATGTTGTCGCGGAGGGAGGAATAACCTGTCATAACTCCAAGGTCAACACAGGGGCAAGCCGACTAGTTGTTGGAAGGTTGACCTACCGCGGTCAGCAAACGAAGAGCCTCCACCATAGGTGGAAGGGCCGCGACGCtcagagggagggagaggttgAGTGCCGGAGGCTAGACTGTATGTTAACGAAACAATATCAAAGGACGACGGAGGCGGCGTTACTTACCATAGGTGTCCTCGACCTCATCAGCCCAAGAGCCGCCGAAAGCTGTACGATATGTTAGTCGTAGGTCTCATTAAGAAACAGGAACGGGATTGACATGACCACCCTGCTAGGTGGGCTGGTGCCTTGgcgtggagggggaggggtcaACTCACAGGGTTCGTTCAAAAATTCGCCCAGAGAAAGCTTCTggacttccttcttcttgggagcTGTTGCAAACCCGAATCAGCATGTGACGCCAGCGAGAAGACGGTGGGACGGTAGGGTCGGAGGGGCGCGAGGTATGGTAGGTTGGGTTTGGAGAGTGGTCGACGAAGTCATGGCGACAgtgacggtgatgatgatgtcgtcgGCGATAGTGGTGCTCACCCATGATTGCGGTTTTTTGAAAAGCCTACGTCGCGACAGACGATGGTCGCAAGCGTAGACGAGGGGGGGTGGTTTGCCGGAGAGGAGTATTCTAGCCGGCGGGTTGATGGTAATGACCTCGAGGTGATCCGAGAgcgatggaggaggagtgtcGAGTACCGGTTGAGAGGACGCAGCTGGTGGTACCGacaaagtggaagggaaggacGAATGGTAGACGAGGATGGGGGTCGCCGTTGGTTCCGTCGTGATTTCCCAAGTGGGTTCGAGATTCGGCGTTGCGGGCAGGACGACAAAAAAATTCGTCTTTTGATAGAAGGTGGAATCCAGTGGAGGGTTAACATTTTTTTGCTCGGCATTGAGTGGGCAGGTGGGCTGCGTGGGGCGTGGGCGCTGGTGGCCTGGTGGGTGAATGTGGGAAAGTGCGTGCGGTGCAATGGCTGCGCTAGTTCGCATGTGGCTTAGCGCGAGTCAACTTACGCACCTCCACCTTCTCGACGGGACTTTAAAGTTGCGCGCTAGCAGAAGGATTCAGTGGTGTTCTTGCAGTGCAGAGAGCCCTGGTGCCGCTTTTGGTGCTGCCCGCATCGACTGGACCTTCCATTCCTTTCGCACCCCTCATTGCGGGCCGTCATTCTGGGCTCCCCCGCTATCGCTACCCcgtgccttccacttcactGTTGCTGCTCATAGCCTCCAGGCTCCCGATCTCTTCTCTAACGAAAGCCCGGCAAATAGTATAACTCCAGTCCCATCTCGCCTTCCAACTGGTTGAGGGAACCAAGGCTGGACTCAAGTAACGAATAGTAACCCAGAGCAAtactaggtaccttaccaaATGTGCTCTGAGTGGGAAGCCCAACTCTTTGTATGATTTAGTTCACGGGGCGCATCTGACAGGTTTAAGCCATCATCCGAGGTTCACAGCACTCGGCAGATCAGACTATTAAGAGAAAACGGACTCGAGGAGTCCCGTCCACAGCTGGAAATGAAGAGGATCGAGTCTCCTGTCCTCAACAAGGTGTTGAGTGACAACGTAAACAGTGCACAGATGCCGACTCTTTCAGATAATGCGCCCAAAGAACAGATGGGTGATCAAgtcccttccttctctcatACACGGCCGAATCCAGTCCTTGGCCCTGCATTGAAACTTGGAGTCGGTGTGGGTGAGTTGAAACCCAAAGCTACTTGACTTTTCTTACAGCCGACGGACTGACACTGCGGGCTTAGGAACCTTGGGTCTCCTTACCGGAGCTGCAGCCGGCATTATTCGTTCAGCGCCCCCAGGATTATATGCAGCGACAACTGGTATTCAGTGGTTCGTCCTGAGTTCCAGTTTCTGGGGTGCGTATGCTCTGCCCTTGAACGTACAATGTCATGTAATCTATAGTACTAACCTTCTCCAGGTGCTCGTCAGTTTGCTCTTAACTCTCTGGCAAACGGCGCCGATTCTTCCCCTTCGAGCAACAATTTCATAGCAACAAGCTCTGCTGGTGCATTTTCGGGAGCCACGGCGGGCTTACTTCGTAAGTTGaacagtagaggtatcccGAGGTGCGGCAACTGAGCTAACATAGATGGCAGGCGGACCGAGAAACATCCTACCGGGCGCAGTCGTCTTTTCACTGCTCGGCCTGGGTGGCGCGGCTCTTCAGAACAGAATCAAGTCGAAAGAGCAGTCTGAGAGTTGGTTCCGCAAAGTTATTGACGGCAAATGGAGCCCTATCACCCGCATTACTAATGAGGATTGGGAAAGGATACTTGAGGAGAAGCTGCTGCGAGTCGAGACAGAAATTGCCGTCTTGGATGACTCGATCGAAGAACTACGCAAGAACGAAAGGCAGACCTAGTTGACCGTGGTGCGCTTTGTACCATTGAGGATGTTTGTAGAACCAACGGCTATGATGGCGCATAGCCATGCCCAAAAGCTGCTGAGCTTTTTGACGACGTCCTATTCACGAGGTCAGAACTCTCGCACGCTTCGAGAGGACGTGAATGTTTTCTCTCCATGAACCCCTTATCCTGTGTCCGTGTTTATGTGGTCCAAGCTTTCAGGGGGAGTTCTTGGCATTTGGGGATTTCCATCGAGGTAACCTTCTGCAACATAGGTTTagaacccccccccccccccccctgaaTACTCCCATATATGGTAGGTAGAGCAAGTTGCCTTGAGCAAAAGGAGCATAGACATCCCCCGTTACGATGTTGTGCTATGTTTATGGCGCACGCGCAGTGCGTTGACAACGGTCTCGGAACTAGACCAGCAACACTTCGAATCTGGCGGGAGTGAAGCGGGAAGCGAACGAGGTGTAATTATTTAGTGGATCACGCTTCAATACAAAAATCAGCGAACCCGTCGGCAAACGGATGGAGTTTTGCTCGAGCAGCAAACCAGGAAGCCCCGGTCTTTGGGCAATGAACCTTTCCAAAGAAGACGATTTTTCAAGCAATATTTATCGAGCAGCAACGGATGTTTCATGAGAGCGAAGTAAGGAAACAACAAACCATGAAAGTCCCAGCGGATGTGATGTCAGTTTAGTTAAGCTTTTTAGTAGTGAGCCAAACTCCTTGGTGGCACGAATTGGGTACGGACGATCATGAGGAAAAGGGGTATATGCATGGGATGTCGTCGTGCGGTGGGCGTGAGGCTGGTGGCTCACTCGAAATAGAATTGGAGAAAGGTATCGAATCAATGAAGGTTAAGTTGTCTCTGGGCAGGGGACCTGATGAAAGAGAGGTGACGTTCCTGGTGTTCCAATGGATGAAAAACCTCCGGGAAGCGGTTCCAACTCCAGCGGAGCATCAGGCATCATCCTTGCCTAAAGAAGCTTAGTGCAGAGATCTCGTCTGTTGCTTGAAGCGTGCTCGCGTGCATTCGGGGCATTCTTTGCACGAGAGCAGCGCAGAGAGGAGAGCTGTGGGAAATGGGTTGAAGTCGCACATTCGGGCAGCCCAACCGAGCTGGGAATTTGTGCACTTTGTACAGTACTACCTATAGGCAGAGGTAAAATGGCGGTAGCAGATGGCAGTATGTACAAGCTGCGGAGGAAGACAGATGCCGTGGCTGCCTTTATCAAACGGGCGAAAACGTCAAATGCCCCACTATCGAGACTTCCACTTTGGGGCGCGGGCACCCACAGTGCTGGGACCCGGAGCTCGCCCGGCTCTCCGTCGATTTGAAAGCGCGAACTTGTCACGCCTCCGGGCCAGGCCTCCCTCGCCATCCAATTCCAACGAGCCCAAGCAGGCGGTCAAgcaaataaaggaagggacAGGCAGCGGGCTTGACGGGAACTCCAGGGCAGGGCTGCAGTCATCAGTTCAGGGCATCTCACCTCGTCGGTTGCCACTCATTGGATCGTCCCTCATTGCGAGCGGAATGGCGGATGGCGATGCGCTAGTGCAAAAGACCGTGGAATTCAGGAGTCGCAGAAATTCACTTGGCTGGCTCAATACATAGCCGGACAGCGCGGTGGATTTGGTGGAATCGGTAGAATCGGTGGAAGCTGTGGAATGCCTGTGGAATGAAGTGGGGATCCATCTCGTCAATTTCCCTCCTGAGTTCGGGCAGGTCAACCCACGCCAGCCGGAAGCCAACCAGATTCAACTAGTCAGGGACACTTTACACTATTATTCGTACGCctgtctcttctttttccctttcccgtTCTCAGAACCCATCCTCGAGCACTTGCTATTCTGCCTGTCCATCTTTTGTAACACCACGTTGCTCTTCGCCGGCAGTCTCAGCAGCATCAATCTATCCCCCATTCAGCCAGCCATCGTTAACATTGCCCTTCAAATCAAGCAGCCTCACAGTGTGCGCGCCCCCTTCAAGGAGTACTGCCAAGTTTTAGTGAGTAACGTACCTCAGCCGGGCCAGGTACCTTTGTACAGGTAGCTTCCCTTCACAGCCGCAGACAAACGACAGCGTAGCTCCGTAATTACGTCTTCAACTCGACGGTCACCCTACGGATTCGAGTACCTGTCCGTCTACCATCCGAACAGCTACACTAACCACTTTGTCCGTACAGCACGACAGCACGGCAGACAGCACCGTAACATCACAACTCCAAATCTCCATTATCTTGACTACCTCGACGGCCAGCGGCACGGCCGGGCGCGTTTCATGCTCGACACTCGATAGTCAACCAACCTAACCCGATTTCGTACCGTTCGAACATGGCATGCTTGACCAATACATTGCGCGACTAAGAAAGAATCCTAGGCCGGCTACGCGCCTGGCGCTGCATCGACAATGGCACTGCTTAATCCCACATTCATCTTCGGCATCTTCGTCCTTCTATACCTATCCTCCTTCATAATATTCGCCGTTGTTCGCATCCTTACCGGCCTCTCGATCCAGCGCATTGGCTATTTCTCCCTCCGACGACTCGCCTACACACCAAAAGATGGCATCAAGATCGAGATTCGCGGCCTGGGCCTCAATGTCCATCGTCCGACATTTGCCCAACCGACTTGGCTCAGTATAGTGGTGGACGAGTTGGCCGTCACCGTGGATGTCAAGGAAGTAGAAAAGAGCAAGACCAAGCACGTTACAGGAAAACCACCGGGCGACACCTCCGACAACACGAAGCCaggagaaaagggggagaCGGAACCGCTGCTTCCAACACCGCCACAGGTGCCTGGCATCAAAGCCGATACGAGTGCGGAGGGTCGGGGCAAGACTTGGAAACAGTTGACAAAGTTGAAAGAGAAGATTAAGCGGCTGCATCGGAGCCTGGATTATCTGCATATGGTCGATATCGTCGCCACTAGCTCGACCCTTACTGTTACCGATGTTGGCAGCGTACAGATTGGAAGCTTTACCCTTGCTGTGGACACCCGAGACAAGATGGTAGATCGCGcccgcttcttcctccagagCAGGTCGGATCAGCCAGGAGAACAACGACAGGCCGAGTGGATCATCACCATACGAAGCGTACTATTTACTGCCCATGGGCGGCAGGCCACCGAAATCCTCGACGGGGCCAGTTTCAATGTTCATGGTTTCCTTTATGGAACGCAAGACGGTCTCCGAGATGCCGCTGTAGGTCTCAAGTTGGGCCGTCTTCACATTCCCTATGACGATGTGCAGCACAGCGCCTTGCTTTAtaagaagatcaaggaacTTGCCGAACAGGTCGTCGGGGTCCAGCCCAAACCACTTGATGAGTTTGTCGAAAAGGTCATGCAGGAAATCGACGTTCCTGGGAGTACGAACCGGGAGTTGATGCAAACCGTCTCCGAGTCAAAGGAGCTTGTAAGCTCCGTCCTCAGGGGCGTAAAGGAGGTCCAGTTTGCCGTCAGTTTCATCGGCCTCACCAAGAAAGTCGAGAGTGTCAAGGCTGGCGGAACTCCTGTGGTACTAAATGCTTCCATGAAAGAAGTTGGTATCGACCTCCACCGCCTCGATCCCAAATCTCCGGCGCATAGGATGTATTTCCCCTCCAAAGACATTGCTCACGAGGCGTTGGCTGCCGCGCTCTCCATTTCAGTTGGCATTGACGACGGGCAAGGGAAACCCGAGAGACTCATGTATATCCCgatggccaccaccaccgtcagAACCACCCTGCCCTCCAAGACTGTTGAGCTAGCCGAGGAGGGAACTGCTGAAGAGCGAAATGCAAACA
Proteins encoded in this region:
- a CDS encoding translation initiation factor 4B; this encodes MAPKKKEVQKLSLGEFLNEPSFGGSWADEVEDTYASGTQPLPPSERRGPSTYGGGSSFADRGYSSLRDNISPAQLPTRPPFTAHLGNLSYNATAESVTEFFEGCDVVNVRIIEDRETQRPKGFAYAEFKDVEGLKTALTRDGETFDGRSIRIKIADPPKQGYSDRGESSRDLPTWERRGPLPDLPGRDRPQRDFGERRAPREFAPADDGKVRDFGNWERRGPLPPAEPTEQIRDSSRSRPLEARGESFRNDRRASPAAWGPGEGRQDTSRPPRREFGDRPERAPTAAEKDNQWRNSMRPATESREGSVPNSPAPSAALPVGRPKLNLAKRTVSEAPEAGSTASTDSKASPFGAARPIDTAAREREIEEKRLQALKEKKEADEKAKEEKRLAKEAAAKAEAEKAEADAAAAKAEAEKPVEAPAPAAEEEVKSPGAAPANGVAADQKLPVKAREPREAPKTRATESGNWRSAPREPRGGAASGGPRRNDRVPADRASRAPRSDSGRGPRANGGAPASQPAQATPAAGAEQAPATPAAAGEDDGWTTVSGPSKNRRGTNRAY